Proteins from a genomic interval of Harpia harpyja isolate bHarHar1 chromosome 9, bHarHar1 primary haplotype, whole genome shotgun sequence:
- the PYGO2 gene encoding pygopus homolog 2 has product MAAPHAEKLEGGVPAPPPPPGPPHPAGSAAAGGPGRKQGKAGLQMKSPEKKRRKSNTQGPAYSHLSEFAPPPTPMVDHLVASNPFEDDFGAPKVGAAPAPFLGSPVPFGSFRVQGGMSPQVPPGYGGGPQSLRRQPPPFAPGQMGPAFSMPPQNPGYVQPGGMGFPGQPFSQPLQPLGQNFSPPAGQLLQGPVGGFGPMISPTVGQPPRGDMGPGPALNPPGGPAASQRFSQPGNLFGQSPMQRPGQNVPPLPPTASPFPGADPSFPAGGEEGGKNLNPTPSTFAQEQHSGSPATVNGAQPGFTPGSSSRGAGTPETNSLPPPPPGKAAGSSGHQPPPGLVYPCGACRNEVNDDQDAILCEASCQKWFHRECTGMTENAYGLLTTEASAVWACDFCLKTKEIQSVYVREGLGQLVAANDG; this is encoded by the exons ATGGCGGCCCCACACGCGGAGAAGCTGGAGGGCGGcgtcccggccccgccgcccccgccggggccTCCGCACCCCGCGGGTagcgccgccgccggcgggcccgGCCGGAAGCAGGGGAAGGCAG GGCTGCAGATGAAGAGCCCCGAGAAAAAGCGGCGCAAGTCCAACACGCAG GGCCCCGCCTACTCCCACCTCTCGGAGTTCGCCCCGCCGCCCACCCCCATGGTGGACCACCTGGTGGCCTCCAACCCCTTCGAGGATGATTTTGGGGCCCCCAAGGTGGGCGCGGCCCCTGCCCCCTTCCTGGGCAGCCCCGTGCCTTTCGGCAGCTTCCGCGTCCAGGGGGGGATGTCACCGCAGGTGCCCCCCGGTTACGGTGGAGGCCCCCAGTCCCTGCGGAGGCAGCCCCCCCCCTTCGCCCCCGGGCAGATGGGCCCGGCCTTCAGCATGCCCCCCCAGAACCCCGGCTATGTCCAGCCCGGGGGCATGGGCTTCCCGGGGCAGCCCTTCagccagcccctccagcccctcgGACAGAACTTCAGCCCCCCCGCGGGGCAGCTCCTGCAGGGGCCCGTCGGGGGCTTCGGGCCCATGATTTCCCCCaccgtggggcagcccccccggGGAGACATGGGCCCCGGGCCAGCCCTCAACCCCCCCGGGGGACCAGCGGCCTCCCAGCGCTTCAGCCAACCTGGCAACCTCTTTGGACAGTCGCCCATGCAGCGCCCAGGGCAGAAcgtgccccccctgccccccaccgccagccccttccccggggctgACCCCAGCTTCCCTGCTGGCGGTGAGGAGGGGGGCAAGAACCTCAACCCCACCCCCAGCACCTTCGCCCAGGAGCAGCACTCGGGCTCCCCCGCCACCGTCAACGGGGCGCAGCCCGGTTtcaccccaggcagcagcagccgcgGTGCTGGCACCCCGGAGACCAACAgcctcccaccacccccacccgGTAAGGCAGCCGGCAGTTCAGGGCACCAGCCACCGCCGGGGCTGGTGTACCCCTGCGGGGCTTGTCGCAACGAGGTGAATGACGACCAGGATGCCATCTTGTGCGAGGCCTCCTGCCAGAAGTGGTTCCACCGGGAGTGCACAGGGATGACGGAGAATGCCTATGGGCTGCTCACCACCGAGGCCTCTGCTGTCTGGGCCTGTGACTTCTGCCTGAAGACCAAGGAGATCCAGTCGGTCTACGTCCGGGAGGGCCTGGGACAGCTGGTGGCTGCCAACGACGGCTGA
- the PBXIP1 gene encoding pre-B-cell leukemia transcription factor-interacting protein 1 isoform X1: MAEKTASRVSDHSWVLAGGEGLPVDTVVPEQDLASHGAEVEELEEEEGTQDTITGRRQPWGQGRPGVPLCCWLTAALCLSPAVAANGTAAFPGQTQHPESSGLGDLEECWDSRAGAVPAPDGSTEPGVPDGNEQEEPDAEAEPGPCPDNPIAGPPTEEGSCTSSDDDVEGLRRRQGREPCPGPAPPMPALHQGTPDAGDGDGLSMSKYLLGALALVAVGLLIVSGDIYDPADGPMENVVSWDVAAGEQELPLPTDGNDSQQKAPSSDAGDPQSMQPVSLLLDKLAKENQEIQLMQAELQAHKEELHALLRKSKGEPVAAGAQQQSLAAENAQLHVALEQEAAALRDTQAELQHLRAVGAPGSPQAGEPAAEQPPSTGASAHGEDAARCEGAWRHSWLASVRQELVGALERARGPGGLEGLVEELSALEQRLGQELEAAEPFPGPWKKPFKAEKESRRHKRHGAGGGPHKWERREQTKPHRPGKDPRPPREHKPGKAWGKSSHGPPQRVPRELPPLSWYQAPQGCSGVADCARKEGQEVLGAALKPVQKAEFLQLLEGFMGRLGWGGHFGGLAARLDGAFGADSTFVHDRLRFVDFVDDVEELLEEVARQERGNEEAADGFEEYVLRHYAGDRGAAGKEQGRKATRQHSTGG; the protein is encoded by the exons ATGGCAGAGAAAACAGCCTCCCGGGTCTCGGACCACAGCTGGGTGCTGGCGGGCGGCGAG GGTCTGCCTGTCGACACGGTGGTTccagagcaggatttggcctccCACGGGGCTGAGGttgaggagctggaggaggaggaaggcaccCAGGACACCATCACAGGCAGGCGGCAGCCGTGGGGACAGGGCAGACCTGgtgttcccctgtgctgctggctcaCCGCcgctctctgcctctccccagccGTGGCTGCCAATGGCACAGCCGCCTTCCCCGGCCAGACCCAGCACCCAGAGAGCAGCGGGCTGGGG gacctggaggaGTGTTGGGACTCCAGGGCCGGGGCGGTGCCCGCCCCAGATGGCTCCACAGAGCCCGGCGTGCCGGATGGCAACGAGCAGGAGGAGCCCGATGCCGAGGCTGAGCCGGGACCCTGCCCTGACAACCCCATAGCAG ggCCACCAACAGAGGAGGGGAGCTGCACCAGCAGTGACGATGATGTGGAGGGGCTGCGACGACGGCAGGGCCGCGAGCCCTGTCCTGGGCCCGCCCCTCCCATGCCTGCCCTGCACCAAGGGACACCGGATGCCGGTGATGGGGACGGGCTCAGTATGAGCAAGTACCTGCTGGGTGCCTTGGCACTggtggctgtggggctgctgaTTGTCTCCGGTGA CATCTACGACCCGGCAGATG GTCCCATGGAGAACGTGGTGAGCTGGGATGTGGCAGCCGGGGAGCAGGAGTTGCCGCTGCCCACCGATGGCAAT gaCTCGCAGCAGAAGGCCCCCTCATCAGATGCTGGGGACCCCCAGAGCATGCAGCCCGTGAGCCTTCTCCTGGACAAGCTGGCCAAGGAGAACCAGGAGATCCAGCTcatgcaggcagagctgcag gcccACAAGGAAGAGCTGCACGCCTTGCTGCGGAAGAGCAAGGGTGAGCCGGTGGCGGCAGGGGCGCAGCAGCAGAGCCTTGCCGCGGAGAATGCGCAGCTGCATGTGGCACTGGAGCAGGAGGCCGCCGCTCTCCGTGACACccaggctgagctgcagcacctGCGAGCTGTGGGGGCACCGGGCAGCCCCCAGGCTGGGGAGCCGGCGGCAGAGCAGCCCCCCAGCACGGGTGCCTCAGCCCATGGTGAGGATGCAGCACGGTGCGAGGGTGCCTGGCGGCACAGCTGGCTGGCTTCAGTGCGGCAGGAGCTGGTGGGTGCCCTGGAGCGGGCGCGGGGCCCCGGGGGTCTTGAGGGGCTCGTGGAGGAGCTGAGCGCGCTGGAGCAGCGCCTGGGCCAGGAGCTGGAGGCGGCCGAGCCCTTCCCTGGGCCCTGGAAGAAGCCCTTCAAGGCAGAGAAGGAGAGCAGGCGGCACAAGCGGCATggtgccgggggggggccccacaagtgggagaggagggagcagacCAAACCCCACAGGCCTGGGAAGGACCCCCGACCCCCCCGGGAGCACAAGCCAGGGAAAGCCTGGGGGAAGTCGTCTCACGGCCCCCCCCAGCGCGTACCCCGCGAGCTGCCCCCTCTCAGCTGGTACCAGGCACCCCAGGGCTGCTCGGGGGTGGCCGACTGCGCCCGCAAGGAGGgccaggaggtgctgggggctgcgCTGAAGCCGGTACAGAAGGCAGAgttcctgcagctgctggagggctTCATGGGgcggctggggtggggggggcacttTGGGGGGCTGGCGGCACGGCTGGACGGCGCCTTCGGGGCCGACAGCACCTTCGTCCACGACCGCCTGCGCTTCGTCGACTTCGTGGATGAcgtggaggagctgctggaggaggtggcGCGGCAGGAGCGAGGCAACGAGGAGGCGGCCGACGGTTTCGAGGAGTATGTGCTGCGGCATTACGCCGGGGACAGGGG TgctgctgggaaggagcagggcCGGAAAGCCACGCGGCAGCACAGCACGGGGGGGTAG
- the PBXIP1 gene encoding pre-B-cell leukemia transcription factor-interacting protein 1 isoform X2, translated as MAEKTASRVSDHSWVLAGGEGLPVDTVVPEQDLASHGAEVEELEEEEGTQDTITGRRQPWGQGRPGVPLCCWLTAALCLSPAVAANGTAAFPGQTQHPESSGLGDLEECWDSRAGAVPAPDGSTEPGVPDGNEQEEPDAEAEPGPCPDNPIAGPPTEEGSCTSSDDDVEGLRRRQGREPCPGPAPPMPALHQGTPDAGDGDGLSMSKYLLGALALVAVGLLIVSGPMENVVSWDVAAGEQELPLPTDGNDSQQKAPSSDAGDPQSMQPVSLLLDKLAKENQEIQLMQAELQAHKEELHALLRKSKGEPVAAGAQQQSLAAENAQLHVALEQEAAALRDTQAELQHLRAVGAPGSPQAGEPAAEQPPSTGASAHGEDAARCEGAWRHSWLASVRQELVGALERARGPGGLEGLVEELSALEQRLGQELEAAEPFPGPWKKPFKAEKESRRHKRHGAGGGPHKWERREQTKPHRPGKDPRPPREHKPGKAWGKSSHGPPQRVPRELPPLSWYQAPQGCSGVADCARKEGQEVLGAALKPVQKAEFLQLLEGFMGRLGWGGHFGGLAARLDGAFGADSTFVHDRLRFVDFVDDVEELLEEVARQERGNEEAADGFEEYVLRHYAGDRGAAGKEQGRKATRQHSTGG; from the exons ATGGCAGAGAAAACAGCCTCCCGGGTCTCGGACCACAGCTGGGTGCTGGCGGGCGGCGAG GGTCTGCCTGTCGACACGGTGGTTccagagcaggatttggcctccCACGGGGCTGAGGttgaggagctggaggaggaggaaggcaccCAGGACACCATCACAGGCAGGCGGCAGCCGTGGGGACAGGGCAGACCTGgtgttcccctgtgctgctggctcaCCGCcgctctctgcctctccccagccGTGGCTGCCAATGGCACAGCCGCCTTCCCCGGCCAGACCCAGCACCCAGAGAGCAGCGGGCTGGGG gacctggaggaGTGTTGGGACTCCAGGGCCGGGGCGGTGCCCGCCCCAGATGGCTCCACAGAGCCCGGCGTGCCGGATGGCAACGAGCAGGAGGAGCCCGATGCCGAGGCTGAGCCGGGACCCTGCCCTGACAACCCCATAGCAG ggCCACCAACAGAGGAGGGGAGCTGCACCAGCAGTGACGATGATGTGGAGGGGCTGCGACGACGGCAGGGCCGCGAGCCCTGTCCTGGGCCCGCCCCTCCCATGCCTGCCCTGCACCAAGGGACACCGGATGCCGGTGATGGGGACGGGCTCAGTATGAGCAAGTACCTGCTGGGTGCCTTGGCACTggtggctgtggggctgctgaTTGTCTCCG GTCCCATGGAGAACGTGGTGAGCTGGGATGTGGCAGCCGGGGAGCAGGAGTTGCCGCTGCCCACCGATGGCAAT gaCTCGCAGCAGAAGGCCCCCTCATCAGATGCTGGGGACCCCCAGAGCATGCAGCCCGTGAGCCTTCTCCTGGACAAGCTGGCCAAGGAGAACCAGGAGATCCAGCTcatgcaggcagagctgcag gcccACAAGGAAGAGCTGCACGCCTTGCTGCGGAAGAGCAAGGGTGAGCCGGTGGCGGCAGGGGCGCAGCAGCAGAGCCTTGCCGCGGAGAATGCGCAGCTGCATGTGGCACTGGAGCAGGAGGCCGCCGCTCTCCGTGACACccaggctgagctgcagcacctGCGAGCTGTGGGGGCACCGGGCAGCCCCCAGGCTGGGGAGCCGGCGGCAGAGCAGCCCCCCAGCACGGGTGCCTCAGCCCATGGTGAGGATGCAGCACGGTGCGAGGGTGCCTGGCGGCACAGCTGGCTGGCTTCAGTGCGGCAGGAGCTGGTGGGTGCCCTGGAGCGGGCGCGGGGCCCCGGGGGTCTTGAGGGGCTCGTGGAGGAGCTGAGCGCGCTGGAGCAGCGCCTGGGCCAGGAGCTGGAGGCGGCCGAGCCCTTCCCTGGGCCCTGGAAGAAGCCCTTCAAGGCAGAGAAGGAGAGCAGGCGGCACAAGCGGCATggtgccgggggggggccccacaagtgggagaggagggagcagacCAAACCCCACAGGCCTGGGAAGGACCCCCGACCCCCCCGGGAGCACAAGCCAGGGAAAGCCTGGGGGAAGTCGTCTCACGGCCCCCCCCAGCGCGTACCCCGCGAGCTGCCCCCTCTCAGCTGGTACCAGGCACCCCAGGGCTGCTCGGGGGTGGCCGACTGCGCCCGCAAGGAGGgccaggaggtgctgggggctgcgCTGAAGCCGGTACAGAAGGCAGAgttcctgcagctgctggagggctTCATGGGgcggctggggtggggggggcacttTGGGGGGCTGGCGGCACGGCTGGACGGCGCCTTCGGGGCCGACAGCACCTTCGTCCACGACCGCCTGCGCTTCGTCGACTTCGTGGATGAcgtggaggagctgctggaggaggtggcGCGGCAGGAGCGAGGCAACGAGGAGGCGGCCGACGGTTTCGAGGAGTATGTGCTGCGGCATTACGCCGGGGACAGGGG TgctgctgggaaggagcagggcCGGAAAGCCACGCGGCAGCACAGCACGGGGGGGTAG